GGTGAAACCTGTGGTTGATTTTAGAGGAAAACTGACTGTAAAAGAGTTAGCCAAAATATTGGAAGTTGACCCGGATACAATTAGAAACTGGTCTAACCAGAAAAAGATCAGATGCTATAGACATCCTGTCAACAATTACAGACTATTTGACCTCGAAGAGGTAAGGAAAGACCTTGACTTGAACAGCAGTAATTCTATATCTTCCAGCTCACAAGTCAAGGAGTTGAAGCCATGAAAAAAGCAGTGATGTACGCTCGGGTATCTTCAAAAGACCAGGAGAGGGAGGGGTATTCGATACCTGCCCAGCTTGAGCTTTTGCAGGAGTTTGCCAAAAAAGAAGGTTATCAGGTAGTCTCTGAGTTTGTGGATGTTGAAAGCGCCAAAGAGCCAGGGCGTGCACAATTTGTAGAAATGGTGAAATTCCTAAAGAAGAACCTCTGCACTATTTTGGTTGAAAAGACAGATAGGCTGTATAGGAATTTCAGAGATGCGCTCACTTTAAGAGACTTGAAGGTAGATATAAGATTTGTAAAGCAGGGTCTTTCCCTGGGTCCTGAATCAAAATCTTCAGACAAGTTTACGCATAATATACATGTGGCTGTGGCGGAACTTTATATTGACAATCTATCTGAGGAGGTCAGAAAGGGCTT
The nucleotide sequence above comes from Candidatus Zixiibacteriota bacterium. Encoded proteins:
- a CDS encoding helix-turn-helix domain-containing protein, producing MVDFRGKLTVKELAKILEVDPDTIRNWSNQKKIRCYRHPVNNYRLFDLEEVRKDLDLNSSNSISSSSQVKELKP